A region of Vitis riparia cultivar Riparia Gloire de Montpellier isolate 1030 chromosome 12, EGFV_Vit.rip_1.0, whole genome shotgun sequence DNA encodes the following proteins:
- the LOC117926590 gene encoding threonine--tRNA ligase, chloroplastic/mitochondrial 2, producing MLLVLHRMAASHSLFASSLKLTSNQLLHHYRCPLKRIVSISGGFSRSRIRVLPLYHKAHGLSTTSSAVATDSTDSAVLADDKGLGEAPSEKIVLPTNESSERLLRIRHTCAHVMAMAVQKLFPDAKVTIGPWIENGFYYDFDMEPLTDKDLKRIKKEMDRIIGRNLPLIREEVSRDEAQRRIMAVNEPYKMEILDSIQEDPITIYHIGGEWWDLCAGPHVEYTGNINRKAVELESVAGAYWRGDEKKQMLQRIYGTAWENEEQLKAYLHFKEEAKRRDHRRLGQDLDLFSIQDEAGGGLVFWHPKGAIVRHIIEDSWKKIHIEHDYDLLYTPHVARADLWKTSGHLDFYRENMYSQITIEDELYQLRPMNCPYHILIYKRKLHSYRDFPIRVAELGTVYRYELSGSLHGLFRVRGFTQDDAHIFCLEDQIKDEIRGVLDLTEEILLQFGFSKYEVNLSTRPEKAVGADDIWEKATSALRDALDDKGWSYRIDEGGGAFYGPKIDLKIEDALGRKWQCSTIQVDFNLPQRFDITYVDSNSEKQRPIMIHRAVLGSLERFFGVLIEHYAGDFPLWLSPIQARVLPVTDTQLEYCNEVTNKLKANGIRAEVCHGERLPKLIRNSEKQRIPLMAVVGPKEVETQTVTVRSRFGGELGTMIVEDFISRTKSATENRTSF from the exons ATGTTGCTAGTTCTTCACAGAATGGCCgcttctcattctctcttcgCCTCCTCTCTCAAACTCACTTCGAACCAACTTCTTCATCATTATCGATGTCCGCTAAAGCGTATCGTTTCGATTTCCGGAGGATTCAGTCGGAGCCGAATCAGGGTGCTGCCGCTTTATCACAAGGCCCATGGACTGTCCACTACATCTTCGGCCGTGGCCACTGATTCCACTGATTCTGCGGTTTTGGCTGATGACAAGGGCTTGGGCGAGGCTCCGTCTGAAAAAATTGTTCTTCCCACCAATGAATCGTCTGAGCGTCTCCTGAGGATTCGCCATACG TGTGCACATGTAATGGCTATGGCTGTTCAGAAGCTCTTCCCGGATGCAAAAGTGACAATTGGTCCATGGATAGAAAATGggttttattatgattttgatatGGAGCCTTTGACAGATAAAGATTTGAAGAGGATCAAGAAAGAGATG GATCGCATCATTGGTCGAAATTTACCACTGATTAGAGAAGAAGTTTCCAGAGATGAAGCTCAGAGAAGAATAATGGCTGTCAATGAACCttataaaatggaaattttggatAGCATCCAGGAAGATCCCATCACCATCTATCATATTG GTGGTGAATGGTGGGACCTTTGTGCTGGGCCTCATGTTGAATATACTGGAAATATTAACAGGAAAGCTGTTGAACTTGAATCTGTTGCTGGTGCTTACTGGAGAGGGGATGAGAAGAAACAGATGCTGCAGAGAATCTATGGCACAGCATGGGAGAATGAGGAACAATTGAAAGCATATCTTCACTTCAAAGAGGAGGCCAAACGCCGGGATCACAGACGCCTTGGACAAGATCTTGATCTGTTCTCTATACAG GATGAAGCTGGTGGAGGTCTGGTGTTCTGGCATCCAAAGGGTGCCATTGTTAGGCATATTATAGAAGAttcatggaaaaaaatacatatagaACATGACTATGATCTGCTGTATACTCCACATGTTGCTAGGGCTGATTTATGGAAGACCAGTGGCCATTTGGATTTCTACAGAGAGAATATGTATAGTCAGATAACAATTGAGGATGAACTCTATCAACTCCGACCAATGAACTGTCCATACCATATTTTGATTTACAAGAGGAAGCTACACTCCTATCGAGATTTCCCAATCAGGGTTGCAGAGCTGGGAACAGTGTACAGATATGAGCTATCTGGAAGCTTGCATGGCCTTTTTCGTGTAAGAGGTTTCACACAG GATGATGCACATATATTTTGCTTAGAAGATCAAATCAAGGATGAAATCCGGGGAGTCCTTGATCTCACTGAAGAAATATTACTACAATTTGGTTTTAGCAAGTATGAGGTGAACCTCTCAACCAGGCCAGAGAAAGCTGTGGGAGCTGATGATATATGGGAAAAAGCAACATCTGCACTTAGAGATGCTTTGGATGATAAAGGGTGGAGCTATCgaattgatgaaggtggtggtGCCTTTTATGGTCCTAAGATTGATCTCAAGATTGAGGATGCTCTTGGAAGGAAGTGGCAGTGCTCAACTATACAG GTTGATTTCAATTTGCCACAGCGATTTGACATTACATATGTTGACTCAAACTCAGAAAAGCAACGACCCATCATGATCCATAGAGCTGTTCTTGGATCCTTGGAGCGATTCTTTGGAGTCCTCATAGAGCATTATGCTGGGGATTTTCCACTATGGCTTTCTCCAATCCAAGCTCGGGTTTTACCAGTGACGGACACACAG CTTGAGTATTGCAATGAGGTGACCAACAAACTGAAAGCTAATGGTATTCGGGCTGAAGTTTGTCATGGTGAGCGCCTTCCTAAGCTCATTAGAAATTCTGAGAAGCAGAGAATCCCATTAATGGCAGTTGTGGGCCCCAAAGAAGTTGAAACACAAACAGTTACAGTTAGATCTAGGTTTGGAGGGGAGCTTGGAACCATGATAGTTGAAGATTTTATCAGCAGAACCAAGTCTGCTACAGAAAACAGAACATCATTTTAA
- the LOC117926007 gene encoding exopolygalacturonase-like has product SGGVELLLLQYKSVSKEWGFTIVAYRFYQTKKREKENVGMKLNIAAISLLLLLASVAEVSGDTYFDVTKYGAQADGKTDISQALLTAWEAACASPIASRVVIPAGIYALGQVTIEGPCKAPINLIVKGTVRAPVDTSRFKPQAGWVAFQHLDQFTLSGYGVFDGQGQSVWGQKCSRSKYCHQLPINLRFNFLTNSIIKDITSKDSKQFHVNVLGCRNITFFQVTITAPEDSQNTDGIHIGRSRGVNITHSTIQTGDDCVSIGDGSEQIDIMKVNCGPGHGISVGSLGLYKNEAPVIGIRVKNCTLSDTTNGVRVKTWPSSPQGTATEMHFHDIVMNNVSNPIIIDQEYCPHNQCNLQVPSRVKLSNISFKNIRGTTSTELAVNLVCSKGAPCQKVELGNIDLKYTGPEGTASSQCKNVEATLWGTQQPKTCAQAA; this is encoded by the exons TCTGGTGGTGTTGAGCTTCTCTTGTTACAGTATAAATCGGTTTCAAAAGAATGGGGATTCACCATTGTTGCATACAGATTTTAccagacaaagaagagggaaaaGGAAAACGTAGGCATGAAGTTGAATATCGCAGCAATCTCTCTTCTGTTATTGCTAGCATCTGTCGCAGAAGTGTCTGGTGATACATATTTTGATGTTACCAAATATGGTGCCCAGGCTGATGGAAAGACCGATATTAGCCAG GCCTTACTTACAGCCTGGGAAGCCGCCTGTGCCTCGCCTATTGCAAGTAGAGTTGTGATCCCAGCTGGGATATACGCCTTAGGCCAAGTAACCATTGAAGGCCCTTGCAAGGCTCCTATCAATCTCATTGTCAAAGGCACTGTGAGGGCCCCAGTGGATACCAGCAGGTTCAAACCTCAAGCTGGTTGGGTTGCTTTCCAACACCTTGACCAGTTCACATTGTCCGGCTATGGGGTTTTTGATGGCCAAGGACAATCTGTATGGGGTCAAAAATGTTCCAGATCCAAATATTGCCACCAGCTTCCTATC AATCTGAGGTTCAATTTCCTAACCAACAGCATCATAAAGGACATAACTTCAAAGGACAGCAAACAGTTCCATGTAAATGTATTGGGGTGCAGGAACATAACTTTCTTCCAAGTTACAATCACTGCACCAGAAGATAGCCAAAACACAGATGGAATTCACATTGGACGGTCGAGGGGGGTCAATATTACTCATTCAACCATACAAACGGGAGATGACTGTGTCTCCATTGGTGATGGCAGTGAACAAATTGACATCATGAAAGTAAACTGTGGACCTGGCCATGGCATCAGTGTGGGAAGTCTAGGATTGTACAAAAATGAAGCACCTGTGATTGGCATTAGGGTCAAGAACTGCACCCTCTCCGACACCACCAACGGTGTCAGGGTAAAAACATGGCCTTCTTCCCCTCAAGGCACTGCAACTGAAATGCATTTTCATGACATTGTCATGAATAATGTTTCCAATCCTATAATCATAGATCAAGAGTACTGCCCTCATAACCAATGCAACTTACAG GTTCCATCGCGCGTTAAGCTCAGCAATATTAGCTTCAAGAACATCCGGGGCACAACCTCAACTGAGCTTGCTGTCAATCTTGTTTGTAGCAAGGGAGCGCCATGCCAAAAGGTGGAGCTTGGTAACATCGACTTGAAATACACAGGACCCGAAGGCACTGCCTCTTCCCAATGCAAGAACGTTGAGGCAACTCTATGGGGCACACAACAGCCAAAGACTTGTGCCCAAGCTGCTTAA